In Botrytis cinerea B05.10 chromosome 6, complete sequence, the following proteins share a genomic window:
- the Bckog1 gene encoding Bckog1 — translation MTAVAVQHGAPRQQHNLHRSNPAPNLNTPSGQQPQPQNHTFATAPNSQQLPHSGPAMNGMNGTLGTMNSRHTVSNDPIQPANGVEAGSAYAPANLDRSNSTSQNGSSTRPTTSAGATAESSQDDSEPDRIRRRPAALLQRSKSDYGPRGDDTNVDMEEDIQDWGERHGFGTNYASEEYVSQLANNWYMYFTDKRHETTGNPKSLGYELQDWRMKDRLKTVSAALAICLNIGVEPPDQLKTTPGAKLEAWQDPSHPPVQKALETIGKSLQAQYETLAIRTRYKQYLDPSVEETKKFCISLRRNAKEERVLFHYNGHGVPKPTSSGEIWVFNKNYTQYIPVSLYDLQTWLQAPTFFVWDCSDSGNILNNFHRFVDKHEQEELENSKKDPNYVVTNYKPYIHLAACGIKENLPTNPLLPADVFTACLTTPIEMALWFFVLQNPLPSQVSPERAKKLPGRLQERRTPLGELNWIFTAITDTIAWTTLPRPLFRKFFRQDLMVAALFRNFLLAQRIMSAYGCHPQSYPQLPDTHQHSLWESWDLAVEMALAQLPSLEMKESGQLPDYEFQNSSFFTEQLTAFEVYLTQGAVTHKAPDQLPVVLQVLLSQQHRVRALILLGKFLDMGPWAVNLALSIGIFPYVLKLLQSAAAELKPVMVFIWTRVLAVDLTCQQDLLKDSGYNYFSSILKPNEGLPVVDSLEHKAMCAFILAMLCNGYKQGQNVCNQTDIMTYCLTHLQNADNPLLRQWACLCISQLWNDLPEAKWRGIRENAPAKLSGLVRDVCCEVRAAMLYAMTTFLGIPDLTDEVARNEESISWTVIELANDGNAMVRKELLVYFSKFIHRYESKFWVVAFEQLQEEREYRQSPPLDDGNDHKMGLHYARMDNRNKDGTIKATAQGLSHNSIFAVVWKHVLIMAIDPHPEVQRNATIIVDALHLSLLRSPVGAAARKLFDDISRISAKPKASKSHTSETRPSTPTRQDTLSSTQSSQQGLLKRTASYLFTLPFGGSTGEVTPPDSTGRSGLKSPGLNRNSLPARSRLPPDFNSPPEQNDIASTPGTYHAANEPTSGGFQPRNLSEPCTIPLESTFLEWSIEYFREPQMKPNEAEEPGSTDYNERLWRRSRNEAILRDTQPQKEIAGNGKWTHATGFFNNSSQPTKMTLHQFEDHLAVSDDRDTICVWDWKKQDRLSRFSNGNPEGSRISDLQFINEDDQAFLLTGSSDGVIRIYRNYDSDKKIEVASAWRALTHLVPSNVNSGMVFDWQQVTGKLLVAGDVKVIRVWAAAPELCVVDINARSGSCVTSLTSDQMTGNVFVAGFGDGAIRVFDARNKPQEAMVKKWKDESDRVWIKSVHMQRGGQRELLSASRNGKVKLWDIRMDKPLRVIQATKDTLRTASTHEHLPVFAVGTGSHTVKVFNFDGRELSRVEPYSSFLHQARQSPISATAFHPHRMMLACAARGDNHINLFSCAERKVPSTEY, via the exons ATGACAGCAGTTGCCGTTCAGCATGGAGCTCCCCGCCAACAACACAACCTACACCGATCAAATCCCGCTCCAAATTTAAATACACCTTCAGgtcaacaaccacaacctcAAAACCATACGTTTGCCACTGCGCCGAACTCACAACAGCTGCCACATTCAGGCCCAGCAATGAATGGTATGAATGGCACGTTAGGAACCATGAATTCGAGGCATACTGTGAGCAATGATCCAATCCAGCCTGCTAACGGCGTAGAAGCTGGATCTGCATATGCGCCGGCGAACTTGGATCGCAGTAATAGTACATCCCAGAATGGATCAAGCACACGGCCAACAACTTCGGCTGGAGCTACCGCAGAATCGTCACAAGACGATTCGGAGCCGGATAGAATACGGCGCAGACCAGCTGCATTACTTCAAAGATCCAAGAGTGACTATGGACCGAGGGGCGATGATACAAATGTAGATATGGAAGAAGATATACAAGATTGGGGAGAAAGGCACGGGTTTGGAACTAATTATGCATCTGAAGAGTATGTCTCGCAACTAGCAAAT AACTGGTATATGTACTTTACGGATAAACGACACGAAACGACGGGCAACCCTAAATCACTGGGATATGAACTTCAGGATTGGCGGATGAAGGATCGTCTAAAAACCGTGTCCGCAGCACTGGCAATATGCCTAAATATTGGAGTCGAACCGCCTGATCAACTGAAGACTACACCTGGTGCAAAGTTGGAGGCTTGGCAGGATCCTTCACACCCTCCTGTACAAAAGGCTCTCGAGACAATTGGAAAATCCTTACAAGCCCAATACGAGACATTGGCCATTCGAACAAGATACAAGCAATATTTGGATCCATCCGTTGAAGAGACGAAGAAGTTCTGCATATCACTTCGTCGGAATGCTAAAGAAGAACGAGTTCTCTTTCATTACAATGGCCATGGTGTCCCAAAGCCTACTTCATCTGGTGAAATTTGGGTATTTAACAAGAACTATACGCAGTACATTCCGGTATCATTGTATGATCTACAAACATGGCTTCAAGCACCCACTTTCTTCGTTTGGGACTGTTCAGATTCCGGTAACATCCTGAATAACTTTCATCGCTTTGTTGACAAGCATGAACAAGAAGAGCttgaaaattcgaaaaaggaTCCAAATTATGTAGTTACAAACTATAAGCCTTACATTCACCTGGCAGCATGTGGAATAAAGGAAAACCTACCTACAAATCCTCTACTTCCTGCTGATGTCTTCACAGCATGCCTAACAACCCCTATTGAAATGGCCTTGTGGTTTTTCGTTCTACAAAATCCTCTCCCATCACAAGTATCACCAGAGCGAGCCAAAAAGCTTCCCGGTAGACTACAAGAAAGGCGGACTCCTCTAGGAGAGCTAAACTGGATCTTTACAGCCATTACAGATACCATAGCTTGGACTACCCTCCCTAGGCCCTTGTTCAGGAAGTTCTTCAGACAAGATTTGATGGTCGCAGCTCTATTCAGAAACTTTCTGTTAGCGCAGAGAATCATGTCAGCTTATGGATGCCACCCACAATCATACCCGCAGCTTCCAGACACTCATCAACATTCTCTTTGGGAAAGTTGGGATTTAGCCGTAGAAATGGCTTTGGCTCAATTGCCATCGTTAGAGATGAAGGAGTCTGGACAACTTCCAGATTATGAATTCCAGAACTCCAGTTTCTTCACGGAACAACTAACAGCGTTTGAGGTTTATCTGACGCAGGGCGCTGTAACTCACAAAGCTCCCGACCAGCTTCCAGTTGTTCTTCAAGTTCTCCTTAGTCAACAGCATCGAGTACGAGCTTTGATACTGTTAGGGAAGTTCCTTGACATGGGCCCTTGGGCTGTAAACCTTGCTTTGAGCATAGGCATCTTTCCATACGTTTTGAAATTGTTACAATCAGCCGCAGCAGAATTGAAGCCCGTGATGGTGTTTATCTGGACTCGTGTACTGGCTGTTGATCTCACATGTCAGCaagatttgttgaaagataGTGGCTACAACTACTTCTCAAGTATATTAAAGCCCAATGAAGGTCTTCCAGTAGTGGATAGCCTTGAACACAAAGCTATGTGTGCGTTTATTCTAGCTATGCTCTGCAATGGATACAAGCAAGGTCAAAATGTCTGCAACCAAACAGATATCATGACTTACTGTTTGACGCACTTGCAGAATGCAGACAACCCACTCTTGCGACAATGGGCGTGTCTATGTATCAGTCAGCTTTGGAATGATCTCCCTGAAGCGAAATGGCGAGGTATCAGAGAGAATGCGCCTGCAAAATTATCCGGTCTGGTTCGCGATGTATGCTGCGAAGTCAGAGCTGCCATGTTATACGCCATGACAACTTTTCTGGGAATCCCCGACCTGACAGACGAAGTTGCTCGAAATGAGGAGTCAATATCGTGGACCGTTATAGAACTAGCTAATGATGGAAATGCTATGGTCCGCAAAGAACTGCTAGTGTATTTCTCTAAGTTTATACATCGATATGAGAGTAAATTCTGGGTAGTGGCATTCGAACAGCTGCAGGAGGAACGAGAGTATAGACAATCACCCCCTCTCGACGATGGAAATGATCACAAAATGGGATTGCACTATGCTCGTATGGACAACAGAAATAAGGATGGTACCATCAAAGCCACAGCTCAGGGCTTGTCTCACAATTCCATTTTTGCCGTGGTTTGGAAACACGTTCTAATAATGGCAATCGATCCACATCCTGAAGTCCAGCGCAATGCAACCATTATCGTGGATGCCCTCCATTTATCACTCCTTCGCTCGCCAGTTGGGGCCGCCGCCCGTAAATTATTTGATGACATAAGTCGCATCTCAGCAAAACCAAAGGCATCGAAATCACATACATCGGAAACAAGACCCAGTACACCTACTCGACAGGATACCTTGTCAAGCACACAGTCGAGCCAGCAAGGCTTACTTAAAAGAACAGCTAGTTACTTGTTTACCCTACCTTTCGGTGGTTCTACTGGTGAAGTGACCCCACCTGACTCAACCGGAAGATCTGGTTTGAAGTCGCCTGGCCTAAATCGAAATTCTTTGCCAGCGCGATCACGTCTTCCGCCAGACTTTAACTCCCCACCGGAGCAAAATGACATCGCATCGACCCCAGGCACATACCATGCAGCAAATGAGCCAACATCGGGCGGCTTTCAACCTCGAAACCTATCAGAACCATGTACCATACCATTGGAAAGCACTTTCCTGGAATGGTCGATTGAATATTTCCGCGAACCCCAAATGAAGCCAAACGAAGCTGAGGAGCCCGGCAGTACTGATTACAACGAAAGACTTTGGCGAAGATCAAGGAATGAAGCAATTCTCCGCGACACTCAACCCCAGAAAGAAATCGCTGGTAATGGCAAATGGACACATGCTACTGGATTTTTCAATAACTCTAGCCAACCAACAAAAATGACTCTCCATCAATTTGAAGATCATCTTGCTGTGTCTGATGATCGCGATACGATTTGTGTTTGGGATTGGAAGAAGCAAGACCGTTTAAGCCGATTTTCAAATGGTAATCCGGAAGGTTCCAGAATTAGCGATCTCCAATTTATCAATGAGGACGACCAAGCCTTCTTGTTGACGGGGTCTTCGGATGGTGTCATTCGTATCTATAGGAATTATGATTCTGACAAAAAGATTGAGGTCGCTTCGGCATGGAGAGCTTTGACACATCTCGTCCCAAGTAACGTCAATTCTGGAATGGTATTTGACTGGCAACAAGTTACTGGAAAGCTTCTGGTAGCCGGTGATGTAAAGGTGATCAGAGTGTGGGCTGCGGCGCCAGAGCTTTGTGTCGTGGATATTAATGCTCGGTCTGGTTCTTGTGTCACGTCCTTGACTTCTGATCAAATGACAGGTAATGTTTTCGTGGCAGGTTTTGGTGATGGAGCCATAAGAGTATTTGATGCTAGAAACAAGCCACAAGAAGCTATGGttaagaaatggaaagacgAATCTGACAGGGTATGGATCAAGAGTGTGCATATGCAACGAGGTGGTCAAAGAGAGCTTCTGTCCGCCAGTCGTAACGGGAAAGTTAAACTTTGGGATATTAGAATGGACAAACCACTGCGAGTTATTCAGGCTACGAAGGATACTCTACGTACTGCAAGCACCCATGAACATCTTCCAGTATTTGCTGT TGGCACTGGAAGCCATACAGTCAAGGTTTTTAATTTCGATGGCAGAGAACTCTCAAGAGTAGAGCCATACTCGAGCTTCTTACATCAAGCTCGTCAATCACCCATTTCAGCTACGGCTTTTCATCCGCATCGGATGATGTTGGCTTGTGCTGCGAGGGGCGATAATCATATAAACTTGTTCTCATGTGCGGAGCGTAAAGTACCATCAACGGAATATTGA